Sequence from the Rutidosis leptorrhynchoides isolate AG116_Rl617_1_P2 chromosome 3, CSIRO_AGI_Rlap_v1, whole genome shotgun sequence genome:
ACCAAGAAAACTCTGGTGACTGGTGAACAGTGTGATGGGCTATATTATCTGACTAAAAATAATAAAGGTAATGTCGGGAATACAAACATAAGTAACTTTAACTCTATTTCTAAAACATTGTTGCACTGTAGGCTTGGTCATCCAGCTGAGCAGGCTTTAATGCACTTAAAAGGAATTAATCTTGCTAATAATGAAAACTTTAATAATCCTTGTGATGTGTGCTACAAGGAAAAACAGACAAGAGAGGTTTTTTCTCTTAGTGAGCATAAATCTAATACTTTGGGTGAGTTAATTCATCTTGATGTTTGGGGTCCTTATAAAGTTGCAAGTCATAAAGGCTTCAGATATTTCTTAACTGTTGTTGATGATTACACTAGATCTGTTTGGTTGTATCTTTTAAAATCTAAAGATGAAGTGTTTGGATGCTTTGAATTCACTCTTCTCAAAAATCAGTTTGATAAAACTGTAAAGTGTATTAGATCTAATAATGGGACAGAATTTGTGAATTCAAGTtttaataatttcaagtaagagaTAATAATTTGTTTGTGGGCTTTGATGTGCATGCTTGTCACATTCAGGATTTGGTAACCAAGAAAACTCTGGTGACTGGTGAACAGTGTGATGGGCTATATTATCTGACTAAAAATAATAAAGGTAATGTCGGGAATACAAACATAAGTAACTTTAACTCTATTTCTAAAACATTGTTGCACTGTAGGCTTGGTCATCCAGCTGAGCAGGCTTTAATGCACTTAAAAGGAATTAATCTTGCTAATAATGAAAACTTTAATAATCCTTGTGATGTGTGCTACAAGGAAAAACAGACAAGAGAGGTTTTTTCTCTTAGTGAGCATAAATCTAATACTTTGGGTGAGTTAATTCATCTTGATGTTTGGGGTCCTTATAAAGTTGCAAGTCATAAAGGCTTCAGATATTTCTTAACTGTTGTTGATGATTACACTAGATCTGTTTGGTTGTATCTTTTAAAATCTAAAGATGAAGTGTTTGGATGCTTTGAATTCACTCTTCTCAAAAATCAGTTTGATAAAACTGTAAAGTGTATTAGATCTAATAATGGGACAAAATTTGTGAATTCAAGTTTTAATAATTTCAACAAAAGTTTGGAATTATACATCAAACAACCTGTGCATACACACCACAACAAAATAGTGTGGTTGAAAGGAAACATAGGCACTTGCTAAATGTTGCAAGAGCCATTATGTTTCAAGGGGGGATTCCACTAAGATTCTGGGATGAATGCATTATGACCTCTGCCTATTTAATTAACAGAACTCCCTCTTCTGTTTTAGGTGGAATGTGTCCTTTTGAACTTGCCTTTAACAGAACTCCTAATCTCTCTCATTTAAGGGTTTTTGGTTGTCTTGCATTTGCTAATATTTTAAATAATTCATATAAGTTTTCTGAAAGAGCTGAAAAATGTGTGTTTATGGGTTACTCTTCTGTTAAGAAGGGTTATAAACTTTACAGTCTTGATAATAAGTCATTTTTTATCTCAAGAGATGTTAAATTCTTTGAAAATGTTTTTCcttttaaaacaaaggattctgtaaGTTCGGTTGAAAGTTCAACTTTCAATATAAATCAATTAAATTTTTGGGATATTGGTGTTCATGAAAGTCAACAAACCCTAAGTCCCAATGATGATTGGAGAGATAAGTCCAAATCCAGTATAGGTGAGGGCAGTGGTTGCAAGGTGACCTTGGATAGTTCAACAAATACTACTATTCCAGATGTGAATGTTGATCATACCAGGACATCTGCACCTACAGCAACACCTACTGTTGACACTGTTTCTCCTGAGGGCACTGtgtctattaataataattcatattcTTTCACTCCTAGTGTTAGGAGATCACAAAGAGATACTGTTATGCCTAAAAGGTTTAATGAATATGTTGTTGAAGGAAAAGTGAAATATGGTTTAGAGAAAGTCATTAACTATTCTAAATTGTCAAAAGAAAACTTATGTTTTGTCTCAACTTTAAATAAAAGTGTAGAACCTTCTACATATTGGGAAGCTTGTAAAAGCAAACACTGGGTAGATGCTATGAATTTGGAGATGGAAGCTCTCCATAGAAATGACACTTGGGAATTATCTGACCTACCTAGTGATAGAATACCAATTGGATGCAAATGGATTTATAGAATCAAATATAAATCAAATGGTGAAATTGATAGATATAAAGCTAGGTTAGTGGCAAAAGGTTTTAATCATAGAGAAGGTGTTGATTTTGATGAGACATTTTCACATGTTGTCAAGATGATAACAGTCAGGTGTCTTATCAATATTGCTGTTCAAAACAGTTAGAGTTTGTTTCAACTGGATATTAACAATGCATTTCTCTATGGTGACCTTGATGAAACTGTTTATATGACTTTGCCACTAGGTTACTTTGATAAATCTGATAAAAGAGTTTGCAAACTCAAAAGATCACTCTATGGGCTTAAACAAGCCCCTAGAAAGTGGAATGAAAAACTTACTGCAGCCCTTGTTGAAAATGGTTTTAGTCAAAGAAAAAATGATTACTCTctctttattaaatctttaaatggTGTCTTTATTGCACTTTtggtttatgttgatgacattgttgtAACTGGAAACAATGTTGAAGagattttaaagtttaaaaggTTTTTAAGTTCAAAGTTTAAAATTAAAGACTTGGGAGTTCTCAAATATTTTCTTGGGATTGAAGTGATTAGGTCCGATACAGAAATTTGTTTATCTCAAAGAAAGTATACTTTGGACTTGTTAAGTGAATTTGGGTTATTGGGTAGTAAACCTTGTCAAACACCTATTGAACCAAATGTCAGGTTTGATGACAACAATGTTAATGATTTACCTTTAACTAATATCACTCAataccaaagattggttggaaagtTGATCTATTTAACACTCACTAGACCTGACATTTCATACTCTGTGCATGTTTTAAGTCAGTTTATGCATTCTCCAAAAGTTTCACATTTAAAATGTGCAATGAGATTTCTTAAATATTTGAAGTCTGCTCCTGGGCTAGGTATATGTGTTAAAAAGTCTGATGAGAATAGTATTGTTGTCTTTGTGGATTCAGATTGGGGCAAAAGCATTATGGAGAGAAAATCCATCACTGGTTATTGTTTGTTTCTAAATGGTTCTATTATTGGTTGGAAAAGTAAAAAGCAGTCTACCATCTCTAGATCATCAGCTGAAGCTGAGTATAGAGCTTTGGCTGATGCTTCTTGTGAAGTTATTTAGGTTCTAAAGTTACTGGATGAGTTTGAAGTTAAATATAGTTTGCCTGTAACTGTGTTTATGGATAATTCAGCTGCTATTAAAATAGCTTCTAATCCTGTTTTCCGTGAAAAGACAAAACATTTTGAAGTAGACTTGCATTTTGTGAGAGATAAAATAAGTGCAGGAGTCTTAACTACAGAAAAAGTTAGTTCAGAAGATAATACTTCTGATATTTTTACAAAAGGGCTTTGTTCTTTTCAATATTATAAACTTTGCAGTAAACTGGGTTTGAAAGATGGTTTTAGCAATTAGATTGTTGGGGGTGTTCAAATAATGATATCTTCTCATTCTAtttgcttttattttatttctgcATGTTCTTATTGTTGGTTAAGTGTATGCAGGTTGTAGCAGTGTAGATGTAGCTGTGCAGAAGTTGATATAGCTGCTGCTGCATGTATACTTGTTGCTGTTGAAGTTTAATGAAGGAGTCAAGTCTTTTGCGAATCATGTATGTTGTTTTTCAGTCAATGTACCTGGTGCGGGGGCTGAAATGCAATTATACAAAGATGGGACGTAGTTAGACTTGACTTTGCATATTAGAGGGACCATTCCGGCCCTTTCTCATACTTTGAGGATTAAACAGAAACAAATTACACTGTATTATAAAAGGGAGATAATTAGGGTTTGCAAAATAGATTTTCATTCGATCGTTTTCTACTTCACTGTAACTTTTCATTGTTATTCAAAGTTAACTGCAATCTAGTTTGGATTAGCAATTTGGTAAAGTTTCTGTATGATCATTCATCTAGTTGATGAATGTTCTAAgtgtttgaatcaaagtttattgTTAATTCGTTGGTTAAATTGTTTCAATCTGTTCAAGTGGTGGTGATTCATTCAGTTCTTAGTGATTTTATTGCTACATATTGTGTTTTTAACAATAACAAAGTCGACTGTAGTTTGGCACAAAATCTGTATTCAATTATCGCTTTACGAACCATTGTTTTACTTAGTTTCGTATTTGcaacaatgaataatttaatattGTGTTCTGAATAACTATATGTAAAACCAACTTAGCAACACTTTTTATGATATGTATTATTTTTAGATTACAATTACTACTCACAACATTACTTACGATAATGATGATATAGTATCGTTAGTTCATATACAACTGaaatatacttatataaaaatttCGGATGAGTACCCGTACAATGCACGGGCTCGATctagtatgtatgtatgtgtgtgtgtgtgtgtatatatatatatatatatatatatatatatatatatatatatatatatatatatatatatatatataggggcaggatcaatggggaagtaaccaatcggggggaagcggggggaagcaaaaaaaaaaaaaaatttcgtttttttttaaattttttttccggcatcaagatcacacgaaaatatgaacatttagaagagacacttcgtgatgaatttattatttaggcgggaaaacgatcgacaaaaataacattcaagataatattgttcgtgaagaatatgaacgtttttttttttcatgttttgtgaagtaaaatttagcccgatttagagtttagggtttagggtttagggtttagggtttggtgttttgggtttattccataaacccaaaacaccaaaccctaaaccctaaaccctaaaccctaaactctaaaccgttcgtgttaaaaactcaatctaaatcctaaatctaaaccctaaaccctaaatttctaaacccaaatatctaaaccttataaaccctaatatctaaaccctaatatctaaaccccaatagctaaaacctcaaaatacgctcgaaaaacacgataattgttatatattacttcttcgagcgttttctcgccaaaataaaaacatttatcacaaagtgtctctactaaatgttcatattttcatctcatctataatgttcgtgaacaaagttttttcaaaaaacgaaaaaaaaaaaaaaagtttttgcttcccccgcttccctccgaatggttacttccctcttgatcctaccactatatatatatatatatatatatatatatatatatatatatatatatatatatatatatatatatatatatatatatatatatattttttttttttttttttttttttttttttttcaaaaccatCGTTAGATTAACATTTATTAAATATCCAGCTAATATCCATTAAGCCACGTAATGGATATGAACGAAGGAACTAAAATTAAATGATTACGGTGgaataaaaattaaatataaaaggaTAAGTAGATGAACAATTCTTCCACATGCCGTTAGTTACTTGTTTTACAACTTGGGAGGTCGTATCACATTAATATTGATAGTTCCATTAGCAAGAGATGTTCAGGTGCCCTGTTCTTTATATAGTTTTCGttatttgccaaaaaaaaaaaaaaaaaaaaaagatgttcAGGTGCCCATTCAATCAAATAATGTGACCAAATAACTTATGTAGCACCTACATCATTCTAAATCCATTGTCAATAGTATGAAATTCTATTGCAACTATTCATAATCAGCTCATTACGAACCAAAAACACGCGCACCTGACCCATATTAAAAATGACTCGTTTAAATATGTCTCCCAACCAGTCCATCTAGCCAGCAAAGACCTCTGGTGTCAATGGACAGTAATACATCAAGTCATATCCAACCAAAATATAATAATAGACATTCCGACCCTTTTCTTCGATTGCTCATAAGCTACATACAGGCGTCATATATTGACAAAATATACACCTAAAAGACTTTGACCATAAAGCCGAACTCATGATATAGTAGACATCCACACAAAACGAACTGGTTAAGCACGTATATAAGACTACTATATCTTCTTTGTAGGTTGACAAACCTGTAGACATTTCACTGAAACGTGAAAGTTCGTTAAATACTCACTTTCGTCGGCTATAATAGTATCCACCGCCTGAATGATGCGGGTATCTGTGGCGGGACCCAGACCTCCCGCCATGACCTTCCCATGAGTGGCCTCTGTAGACTACTCTGCCGCCGCCACTTTGACTCCAACCCACCGGAAGATTACCCAAGGCGTTAAGTTCTTCCTCTTCCCTATCGTTGTATTCCAACACCAGCCTCTTgatatcttgtttctcttccaacTCGGCTGCTTCTTTTTGTTTTGTACTCTGCACAAGCGAGCAGTCACTCGGTATGAGCATCTGCTTCGTTTGCTGTTTGCTTCCACGTTTGACTAGAACTTTGACCTGCACCTCTTTACGTCCTCCAGACTCGTCGTCTACTCCCTCATCGCCACTTTCTCCCTCACTAACCCTTCCATGGTGATCTCTTGTGGACCCCCCCTCAAACACATTCATTGGCATCATCATGTTTAGTGTAGGTCGGGCCCGCAATTCCAACTTCCTAGAATCCAAACTTTCCTGCAAAATTATACGTGAGATTTTATGCTAAAAAATAGGATTTTGCTAACGTAAGGGCTGTCATTAACACACTTTAAGATATCATACAACTGGATAACCGTCATTTAAAAAGTAAATCGATAACCGCCATGTACAATTATTTAATGCACTTAGGGTTAGGGTTGTTGTTAGCAAAATCCTAAAAAATAAGATATCCATCAAATGAAAATAATTGGTATACCTGCATTAGAGCTCTAAACTCTCGGTCAAAATCAGCTTCTTCCTCAGGGTCAACTAACATCACTTTCTGCCTAACATGGATTTCATCGTCCTCGTCAGAAGCCTGACCGTCCCTTTCGGCATAATCATCACTGTCACATGCATCATCATCAAGCTCTTCCTCATCATCATTCCCATCTGGGTCCATTGTGCTACCCTGTGATGCAGTATCGGATTCCCCTTCATGGGTCCCGCCATTTTCTTCAACACCATTAACAACTTGACCATTGACCGATGAGCTCCCAGATGCTGACATACTAGTGGACTTTTCCTGCTTCTCGGCACTGACCTTGTCAGTTGAAACCGTGCGCTCATGCTCCTCGAGCTGAACTAACGCAGCATCAACTTCTTCAATGGTCGAATAGCGAACCATGTTTGGTCGTAAGTCGGTAAATAAGTCCTGCAAATGCTTCAATTATTAAGTACGCTGTGGCCTATGaagtgtataaaattctaaaatggCAAGTGTATACACGAACCTGCAAGTCAAATTCAATATCGAGAGGCAGTGGTCCTTTGCTAAGTATGTATCTTTGAAAATGAATCAAGAATCGATCCAGCTTCCTCTTTGATGAACCTCGACCAAAGTAGTGCCCACAGGTTGCAAGGAGAGTGATAATCATCCTAATTCGAAAGCAATCTTCAGGTGGATCAAGCACATCTTGCTAGAAAAGGAGATATGGAAACAGGAAATTAGAAAATGACAAAACAATCAATAACAGCAAAATGTCAAAACGATTCACTTGTACCTCATCTGTCCCATGACCAAAACCGATAATCAGATACAGTGTATCGAAAATAACTGAAGAATCCACATGCTCATAATTGTATAGCTCGCCCAAAAAACGCATATGAGCAATCCGACGTTGCTGCATCCCATATTCATTTATCTCCAATCCTAGCCGGATTTCCTCCAAAACCTGAAAATATTTTACCATTAATAGTTAATaataagaacaagaacaagaacaatAAAAATATGATAATCAGAACCAACCTCATCGACTACAGCAACAGCAAATTCATCATGATACCGGCTCAATCCAGCAGTCAGTGAAGCAATCAAGTGAATTTGACCATATTTTCCTTTATGAACCTTCAAAAAACATTTCAACAGATAGGGTTCACATTCGCTCCAAGGTAGCTTACGCAGTTGTCTCAGAACTTGCTCAATTGATGACTTGTCGAGGTCCGAGAAAAGTAGCTTTCTGATATACTGCATAAGTTATCACATGAGAAGTAAATCAAACATCAACTTCGAACAGAGCATGAAATCACGTGTTACTGGCTTCTTGTTTAAATAATACCTGATGCAAAGGAGGACGGACTTTAGATACTCGTGCAGATCGCTCAGGTGGTTTGCATAAGTAATAGGCATTTTCAACAAGGGTACTGTGCCTCGGATCTAAATTTTTTACATTTTTCAGACGCATCAATATCTCTAACATGTTTGCCATACGTACGTTAGTATCAGGATAACGGTAAAGGTATCTCCCACATGTCTCAAGAAGATTGCACGCAACATCTATGTTATGATGGCTAAAGTCATCTAAACATGCCTGACAAAAATAACTTAAATTATCAAAAAGATATAACTAAATCTGTTCTTGATAACGCGCTAAAGGTATCTTGTTGGTTAAAACAAGTTGAATAAAAGAGAATTCTTTACCTTTAAACAACTGAAAATGAGACCAGCAGGTGCCATCTTGAATTTGCAAAGTTCTCCGATAAAACGAATATTCCTTATCTTAGACTCGATGTTGATTTGATCCTGAAATGCATCAACCATGCTAAGTAATAGATAAAGACCCAGAGCTACATTAGAGAAGCACACTTTAAACAAACAGTAACACCTTTTTATTGATCAAAAAGTTGAACTCTTCTTCTAACAACTGCAAAAGCAATGAAGGAATGTCCTTCATACATGTTGATAGTGTGGCAACCATGCGCGAGTAGTAAGGTAGCAATTCTAAAGATGTCCTGGGCACATTAAACAACGCTCGTACAAGCTTTTTGCGAGAAGATTTTGAATTTAGATAGCAAAACTCCACCTGAAATTACATTCAAACATGTTAAAGCAATAAAGCATGCAACTTGACAAGCTCTCAACGAGAAAATTATCTAGAAAGAACATTACAGTTAACTGGTCAATTAGGTCGCGGCTCACACAACCAGGAAGCCTTTGCAATAAACCATCCAAGTTTGTTCCTTCAGGACCTCGAAGCTTCTCCTTTTCAATTTCGGCCTTTATTTCACCATCTTTTTCTTTATCTTTCCCTTTGTCCAACTCCTTTGTACCTCCTTTATCTTTTTCATCTTCATCCTTCTTTTTTTCACATGTGTGGTCTGCCAAAAGCGCACCATCAACAGAAGTCTCTCCAGCATCAAGAGTATTTTTACCTTGATCGGTCTCAGTTAATGAATCCTACATAAATGGATGTCAAATGAGAAAAAGTATGCTAACATGAAGTAGTTAATTAAAGTCAGGTTTGTTAAGGGTACTTACATTTGGTTGATCTTGTGCTTTAGGTACTTGATCGCTCACTTTCTGCTCTGCTTCTCCCAATAAAACAGCAGGAACAAATGCTCTGTAAACAAAAATCAAAATGCATCAACACTTTGTGGCTTATAATTAGTGACGAATTGCATATCtgttataatttataataaacCTGAGATCTGGCAAATTTTCATAAAAGCTTCTGGTATCTTCATCATCCCACAATGCTTCAGCAACAGAAGCCTCTTTACCAATACCGGGAGATGATGTATCATCACTTGTTGCAAGTCTTGTGTGACCATCCTCGGGCATCACAGGTGGTTGCATATCAAGGGCTTCTGCTAAACTATCACCCCAATATTTTAAAGCCAGAGATGTTAAGAAATAAAGAGATGAATAAATTATAATCCATAAAATTTACCCTTTCTATTTTATCAAAACAGCCCTACAAACAATATGAAGATAACTTTTAATGAACTTACGCAGATACGCCTCGATACAGCTGGTCATATGACTTCCGTAGTTTTTCATATGAAGAAGCATTTTCCTCACTTAGCTCACCTTTGGCATTCAGGATTTTTGCATTTTCGTGTTCCAACTGACGGAGTGACTTCATTGGGCAGCACAAATTAACAGTaacaaataaactaattaaacaggCGAATAAATCTAGTCAAGTAAATATCAATTATAACTGAAAATGAACCCCCACTATAAATACGTATCTGAATACTTACACTGTGTTCAGACCGTAATAGCTCCACTGCAGCATCATAATATGTGTTAAATGCCTTTTTGAACGCCTTCTTATGGTCCGCGGTGATATTAAGCCCCTTAAAAAACTACAACGAAAATATACAACAGACATAAGAAATGAGTAACATGTAGTCGAAACGTAGAAAATTAGATACACGGATCTTTTCTTGGAATTTATATGCAATAACAATAAAATATGTTGTGGAATGTTAGATAATGCACCTCTTCAACAAGCTCTTCTCCAGGATGTGGAAGGCCTATAAAGTACCTTGCTTGTCGAGCAAAACTAGCAAGAAGAGATAAGTTTGTATGGGCTGCATCTTTATCTTTTAGGTGTTCTAAGCTGGCAAGATCCTTAATTATGGTCACCAAAACACCTGTATCTTCAATAACTCCATCAAAAAAAAGTTCTAGCAGAAGTTTTAAAGCACTGCGTTTCTTCAAGGCCTTCAGATTCCTGTCTGCGTCTACATCCTCAGCAGACTTCCCAGGGAAGAAGATTTTCATGAGACCCTGTACCAATGTTGGAGAAAAGTCCTTGTATCTTTGATGTAGCAATGAACACACCTATTTACAGGCaaacaaataataaaaatataatttaataagTGATATACAAGTGAAGGGTTGTGAGGTATATATAAATTAAAAGGCAGTCCGGTTTACCTGAACTGCAGCCTGCACGTCTGAACTTTTCAACTTGGCATCACAAATTGCAGCCACTGCTTCACTAACAAATTTACTTAAATTAACATTTCTTAACTCGTCCATTAAACCTTCTCTCTGTTCTTCATTGATCTGCTTAAGTTTTTTAATAACTGCTGTATTACGCTTGATGCTTGAATCCAATGTCCGTAGAGCACCGGACTCtggtgcaaaaaaaaaaaataataataatccttgTGAGTATACTATTGAAGATGCTGATGTGGTCACTACAACGTAACAAACGTTTTCTATTAAATGACTACTTACCAGGCCTTTCAGGATTCAAATTACTCTGACGGAGTGCCAACTTTGCTTCTAATGACTTCTTTAACTCTTCACGCCGCGATACCTGTAAAAAAGGAGTTCACAAGTGTACATCAATGATTTGTATACTCAAAATTAACATAGAACAACATGATCCGTTTCATTAAATCTTGTATAACGGATGCATGACCAAGTACATATGACAAGCGCATCATAATCAACCCATCTACAGATACATGACCAACCAATTTTCAACTTATTACATAAAAGATGTACACTTTATACACCAAATACTATGTACCTCATTGTCTTGCTTGCTCTGGGTTTCACCAGCTCCATGAGAATCATCATCAGGGTGTTCCATCATCTtgcttgttaaaaaaaaaaaaaactaacctgCAAAGAAACAAAATATTTACATCATGGCAAGAGGATACTTAAACGAGATGAGTAAAAAAATGTAAATTGAAGATCATATGTTGAATAGTAAAGACTGTTTGATTTATGTCCGCAAAATTGCAGCCCTCATAAGCATATTTCTAAGTGTGCGAGGTTGCAGAcaaaataagacattattttatcttatgtgtaCGGGAAAACAAACCGTCTGCAATAAAAACGTCGGGGCGACATAAGACATAATGCAGACtggaaaacaaacaacacctagtGACTGAAAAGTTACAACTAAAATGATCCCTAACGCATTGTAAATACATAGCTAATGAGATGGTTAGTACAAGTAAATAGATAAAATATAAATCACTTCTGGATTACCAAATCCAATAGCACCAATGTAcagaataataatttatatatatatatgtgattcgtCGTAGGTGTGAGAATAAAAACTAAGGCGTGGTAGCTAGGGTTTCACTACGTATACGTTTCGAATTTGTTAATTACATACTTCAATTAAGAGCACATATACACAACGAACTTGCAATCTGCACCAAGATTTAGGTATGTAGGTATGAAACCCTAACTTGTAAGGCAACTGCGATACAGAAATATAGAAGAAGACGTACCTATCAGGGGATCCTTGAAATCCTTAATTGTTGGGGATGTTTTCTAGCCTTATTACGAGGTTGTAGCACTTGTGATAAAACTACACGAGACGATCACTAGACTTGATAATGATTTATCAGATGATGATTTGTACGAGTATttgtatatttgtattgtatgaagGGTGAATTTAGGGTTCGGATTCGTGTGGGGTAAAAAGGGAGAGAACAAAGAATGGTTATTGTGTTATGGAAACATTACAcattttttatttcattttttaattaatttaatttaactataaatataaatgtaaatgtaaatgtaaatataaataaatataatataatataaatataaatataatttaatttaatttaaattaaatttaaatttaaatttacatttttaaatataaTTTGGCCTAGTTTATTTTTAATTACTGTTTAtgtttattcttttttttttttttgtcaaaaggagaatctatatctatctatctatctatctatattatctataactagttgtggagccctcacttcgcgccgggggctccgttttgaatgcgagttaaaaaaaaagtcttgatctattttgtaaaaaagaatttttttcaacatctaacattgaagggttgttccttttgtgaaagttgcttcttttagcgttcgggttttattttaaaaaaaaaagttagtaaagtgggggttcgatttgtattttaataaaagttagggggttaagtttgtgaaatttgaaaaaaatttac
This genomic interval carries:
- the LOC139899827 gene encoding uncharacterized mitochondrial protein AtMg00810-like; the encoded protein is MTLPLGYFDKSDKRVCKLKRSLYGLKQAPRKWNEKLTAALVENGFSQRKNDYSLFIKSLNGVFIALLVYVDDIVVTGNNVEEILKFKRFLSSKFKIKDLGVLKYFLGIEVIRSDTEICLSQRKYTLDLLSEFGLLGSKPCQTPIEPNVRFDDNNVNDLPLTNITQYQRLVGKLIYLTLTRPDISYSVHVLSQFMHSPKVSHLKCAMRFLKYLKSAPGLGICVKKSDENSIVVFVDSDWGKSIMERKSITGYCLFLNGSIIGWKSKKQSTISRSSAEAEYRALADASCEVI
- the LOC139895902 gene encoding regulator of nonsense transcripts UPF2 — protein: MMEHPDDDSHGAGETQSKQDNEVSRREELKKSLEAKLALRQSNLNPERPESGALRTLDSSIKRNTAVIKKLKQINEEQREGLMDELRNVNLSKFVSEAVAAICDAKLKSSDVQAAVQVCSLLHQRYKDFSPTLVQGLMKIFFPGKSAEDVDADRNLKALKKRSALKLLLELFFDGVIEDTGVLVTIIKDLASLEHLKDKDAAHTNLSLLASFARQARYFIGLPHPGEELVEEFFKGLNITADHKKAFKKAFNTYYDAAVELLRSEHSSLRQLEHENAKILNAKGELSEENASSYEKLRKSYDQLYRGVSALAEALDMQPPVMPEDGHTRLATSDDTSSPGIGKEASVAEALWDDEDTRSFYENLPDLRAFVPAVLLGEAEQKVSDQVPKAQDQPNDSLTETDQGKNTLDAGETSVDGALLADHTCEKKKDEDEKDKGGTKELDKGKDKEKDGEIKAEIEKEKLRGPEGTNLDGLLQRLPGCVSRDLIDQLTVEFCYLNSKSSRKKLVRALFNVPRTSLELLPYYSRMVATLSTCMKDIPSLLLQLLEEEFNFLINKKDQINIESKIRNIRFIGELCKFKMAPAGLIFSCLKACLDDFSHHNIDVACNLLETCGRYLYRYPDTNVRMANMLEILMRLKNVKNLDPRHSTLVENAYYLCKPPERSARVSKVRPPLHQYIRKLLFSDLDKSSIEQVLRQLRKLPWSECEPYLLKCFLKVHKGKYGQIHLIASLTAGLSRYHDEFAVAVVDEVLEEIRLGLEINEYGMQQRRIAHMRFLGELYNYEHVDSSVIFDTLYLIIGFGHGTDEQDVLDPPEDCFRIRMIITLLATCGHYFGRGSSKRKLDRFLIHFQRYILSKGPLPLDIEFDLQDLFTDLRPNMVRYSTIEEVDAALVQLEEHERTVSTDKVSAEKQEKSTSMSASGSSSVNGQVVNGVEENGGTHEGESDTASQGSTMDPDGNDDEEELDDDACDSDDYAERDGQASDEDDEIHVRQKVMLVDPEEEADFDREFRALMQESLDSRKLELRARPTLNMMMPMNVFEGGSTRDHHGRVSEGESGDEGVDDESGGRKEVQVKVLVKRGSKQQTKQMLIPSDCSLVQSTKQKEAAELEEKQDIKRLVLEYNDREEEELNALGNLPVGWSQSGGGRVVYRGHSWEGHGGRSGSRHRYPHHSGGGYYYSRRK